In Drosophila santomea strain STO CAGO 1482 chromosome 3L, Prin_Dsan_1.1, whole genome shotgun sequence, a single window of DNA contains:
- the LOC120450020 gene encoding neurogenic protein mastermind isoform X17, translating into MSASAVEVTGNVPPVEFHMREHMVQAGVAPFPGAPAGYAAAPNPGAAVVAAAAAAQQQQQQQQQQQQQQQQVAGGPPNAADSLSMAVAAAAAKQSADPVTQMKSGSEAATGSGSSNNNNNTAGAAGGAPGNAAGLTTEYSSGGCGGGGGSTANSVVVATTSVSDVVNASLYMQQKTNLSTQTQTPQYEYEYEYNGTSLAEPRVPGPIPHPLTNGHAVEQVQQQPPEHQQHLQSSLPPQNVLSISTVLIANEAAESQQSSAMPNSGGGGNTGGGGGGGGTPSSPLSNSPSSATASQAGGCGLTLNGSATEGSMSCDTSPVASGEPLLQTPPALQQQQQQQQQQQQPLLCSSPTMQSMQQSAGTSVTGSSIASGTLAATSSSGVGLLPTTGLDSIANGGAPAGCAVVPASTSQVIAHLNAAAAAASGIMSPTANVATSLSSALVPAQSVAAVAAAASLDAKSQPKRLHVSNIPFRFRDPDLRAMFGQFGTILDVEIIFNERGSKGFGFVTFANSNDAERARERLHGTVVEGRKIEVNNATARVQTKKVTAVPNVVLTKDGAIPAPALVCVQWPEVYTMIPS; encoded by the exons CACATGGTGCAGGCGGGCGTGGCGCCTTTTCCGGGCGCTCCGGCCGGCTATGCCGCCGCTCCGAATCCTGGAGCAGCGGTTGTGGCCGCAGCCGCTGCCgcccaacaacagcagcagcaacaacaacaacagcagcaacagcaacaacaggtGGCCGGCGGACCACCGAACGCCGCTGACAGTTTGTCcatggcagtggcagcggcagcggccaAACAGTCTGCTGATCCAGTGACCCAAATGAAATCGGGCAGCGAGGCAGCCACAGGATCtggcagcagcaataacaacaacaacacagccGGGGCGGCAGGAGGAGCGCCAGGAAACGCCGCAGGATTGACCACAGAATATTCAAGTGGCGGCTGCGGGGGCGGCGGTGGATCAACGGCCAattcggtggtggtggccaccaccaGTGTTTCCGACGTTGTCAATGCCTCGCTGTACATGCAACAGAAG ACAAATCTGtcaacacaaacacagacaccacagtacgagtacgagtacgagtacaaTGGAACCAGCCTCGCAGAACCAAGAGTCCCAGGTCCCATTCCGCATCCACTGACAAATGGACATGCCGTggagcaagtgcagcagcagccaccagaACACCAGCAGCATCTGCAATCATCGCTGCCCCCACAAAATGTGCTCAGCATA TCCACAGTATTGATCGCCAATGAGGCAGCAGAATCACAACAGAGCTCCGCCATGCCCAATTCTGGAGGCGGTGGCAATActggcggcggcggaggaggcggcggcaCGCCCAGTTCTCCGCTCAGCAACTCCCCGTCCAGCGCAACAGCTTCGCAGGCGGGCGGCTGCGGACTGACCCTCAATGGCAGCGCCACCGAGGGCAGCATGTCCTGTGATACATCGCCGGTGGCCAGTGGTGAACCGCTTCTGCAGACGCCGCCCGCCctccaacagcaacaacaacagcagcagcagcaacagcaaccgctTCTATGCAGCAGTCCCACAATGCAGTCGATGCAGCAATCGGCGGGCACCTCAGTGACGGGCAGCTCGATAGCTTCCGGCACATTGGcggccaccagcagcagtggcGTTGGCCTCTTGCCCACCACCGGTTTGGACAGCATTGCCAATGGTGGTGCACCAGCCGGTTGTGCCGTGGTGCCGGCCAGCACATCGCAGGTGATCGCACACCTGAatgcagcagcggcggcggccagCGGCATCATGTCGCCCACGGCCAATGTGGCCACTAGTCTCAGCAGCGCCCTAGTCCCGGCCCAATCGGTCGCCGCCGTTGCAGCGGCCGCCTCCCTCGATGCCAAAAGCCAGCCGAAGCGGCTGCACGTCTCCAACATACCGTTCCGCTTCCGGGATCCCGATCTGAGAGCCATGTTTGGG CAATTTGGCACCATTCTGGACGTGGAAATCATCTTCAACGAGCGCGGCAGCAAG GGATTCGGTTTTGTAACATTCGCTAACAGCAACGATGCAGAACGAGCACGCGAACGTCTACACGGCACCGTGGTTGAGGGACGCAAAATCGAG GTGAATAACGCCACTGCACGTGTACAAACCAAAAAAGTGACAGCAGTACCCAACG TTGTACTGACCAAAGATGGTGCCATACCGGCCCCAGCTCTAG TTTGCGTACAATGGCCAGAAG TGTATACTATGATCCCTTCTTAG
- the LOC120450020 gene encoding RNA binding protein fox-1 homolog 1 isoform X16, whose protein sequence is MSASAVEVTGNVPPVEFHMREHMVQAGVAPFPGAPAGYAAAPNPGAAVVAAAAAAQQQQQQQQQQQQQQQQVAGGPPNAADSLSMAVAAAAAKQSADPVTQMKSGSEAATGSGSSNNNNNTAGAAGGAPGNAAGLTTEYSSGGCGGGGGSTANSVVVATTSVSDVVNASLYMQQKSTVLIANEAAESQQSSAMPNSGGGGNTGGGGGGGGTPSSPLSNSPSSATASQAGGCGLTLNGSATEGSMSCDTSPVASGEPLLQTPPALQQQQQQQQQQQQPLLCSSPTMQSMQQSAGTSVTGSSIASGTLAATSSSGVGLLPTTGLDSIANGGAPAGCAVVPASTSQVIAHLNAAAAAASGIMSPTANVATSLSSALVPAQSVAAVAAAASLDAKSQPKRLHVSNIPFRFRDPDLRAMFGQFGTILDVEIIFNERGSKGFGFVTFANSNDAERARERLHGTVVEGRKIEVNNATARVQTKKVTAVPNVCVQWPEGYRLPVAAWPFLGAPVGAGAPTLTHLQLPVSMQMAQAPSAVAGGTAATSPATAAAAAAHAAAAAAATPIMLAPRPPHTAVQAAAPTAATPRRSVYYDPFLAAAASADPNLRFQATAPLLKTPLSQAQQQAYATAATTYTAVAARAAYGAAAAAAAQPALAGYATVAGYAREYADPYLGHGIGPVPGYGATMYRGGFNRFTPY, encoded by the exons CACATGGTGCAGGCGGGCGTGGCGCCTTTTCCGGGCGCTCCGGCCGGCTATGCCGCCGCTCCGAATCCTGGAGCAGCGGTTGTGGCCGCAGCCGCTGCCgcccaacaacagcagcagcaacaacaacaacagcagcaacagcaacaacaggtGGCCGGCGGACCACCGAACGCCGCTGACAGTTTGTCcatggcagtggcagcggcagcggccaAACAGTCTGCTGATCCAGTGACCCAAATGAAATCGGGCAGCGAGGCAGCCACAGGATCtggcagcagcaataacaacaacaacacagccGGGGCGGCAGGAGGAGCGCCAGGAAACGCCGCAGGATTGACCACAGAATATTCAAGTGGCGGCTGCGGGGGCGGCGGTGGATCAACGGCCAattcggtggtggtggccaccaccaGTGTTTCCGACGTTGTCAATGCCTCGCTGTACATGCAACAGAAG TCCACAGTATTGATCGCCAATGAGGCAGCAGAATCACAACAGAGCTCCGCCATGCCCAATTCTGGAGGCGGTGGCAATActggcggcggcggaggaggcggcggcaCGCCCAGTTCTCCGCTCAGCAACTCCCCGTCCAGCGCAACAGCTTCGCAGGCGGGCGGCTGCGGACTGACCCTCAATGGCAGCGCCACCGAGGGCAGCATGTCCTGTGATACATCGCCGGTGGCCAGTGGTGAACCGCTTCTGCAGACGCCGCCCGCCctccaacagcaacaacaacagcagcagcagcaacagcaaccgctTCTATGCAGCAGTCCCACAATGCAGTCGATGCAGCAATCGGCGGGCACCTCAGTGACGGGCAGCTCGATAGCTTCCGGCACATTGGcggccaccagcagcagtggcGTTGGCCTCTTGCCCACCACCGGTTTGGACAGCATTGCCAATGGTGGTGCACCAGCCGGTTGTGCCGTGGTGCCGGCCAGCACATCGCAGGTGATCGCACACCTGAatgcagcagcggcggcggccagCGGCATCATGTCGCCCACGGCCAATGTGGCCACTAGTCTCAGCAGCGCCCTAGTCCCGGCCCAATCGGTCGCCGCCGTTGCAGCGGCCGCCTCCCTCGATGCCAAAAGCCAGCCGAAGCGGCTGCACGTCTCCAACATACCGTTCCGCTTCCGGGATCCCGATCTGAGAGCCATGTTTGGG CAATTTGGCACCATTCTGGACGTGGAAATCATCTTCAACGAGCGCGGCAGCAAG GGATTCGGTTTTGTAACATTCGCTAACAGCAACGATGCAGAACGAGCACGCGAACGTCTACACGGCACCGTGGTTGAGGGACGCAAAATCGAG GTGAATAACGCCACTGCACGTGTACAAACCAAAAAAGTGACAGCAGTACCCAACG TTTGCGTACAATGGCCAGAAG GTTACCGCCTGCCGGTCGCCGCCTGGCCGTTCCTGGGCGCCCCCGTTGGCGCCGGAGCCCCCACCCTCACCCACCTTCAGCTGCCCGTCTCCATGCAGATGGCGCAAGCGCCGTCAGCGGTAGCGGGCGGTACAGCGGCAACATCGCcggcaacggcagcagcggccGCCGCACATGCTGCGGCTGCAGCGGCGGCCACGCCCATAATGCTcgcgccacgcccaccgcacACCGCTGTCCAAGCAGCAGCGCCCACAGCAGCAACGCCACGGCGGAG TGTATACTATGATCCCTTCTTAGCAGCAGCTGCTTCCGCTGATCCAAATCTACGCTTCCAG GCCACTGCTCCGCTGCTAAAGACTCCGCTGTCTCAGGCCCAGCAGCAGGCGTACGCCACGGCGGCCACCACCTACACGGCGGTAGCCGCCCGGGCCGCCTATGGTGCCGCTGCCGCAGCTGCCGCCCAGCCGGCACTCGCCGGCTACGCCACCGTGGCTGG atatgCGCGCGAATATGCAGATCCTTATCTAGGACATGGCATTGGACCGGTTCCTGGATACGGG GCAACCATGTACCGCGGTGGATTCAATCGTTTCACGCCATATTAA
- the LOC120450020 gene encoding AF4/FMR2 family member lilli isoform X1, which produces MSASAVEVTGNVPPVEFHMREHMVQAGVAPFPGAPAGYAAAPNPGAAVVAAAAAAQQQQQQQQQQQQQQQQVAGGPPNAADSLSMAVAAAAAKQSADPVTQMKSGSEAATGSGSSNNNNNTAGAAGGAPGNAAGLTTEYSSGGCGGGGGSTANSVVVATTSVSDVVNASLYMQQKTNLSTQTQTPQYEYEYEYNGTSLAEPRVPGPIPHPLTNGHAVEQVQQQPPEHQQHLQSSLPPQNVLSISTVLIANEAAESQQSSAMPNSGGGGNTGGGGGGGGTPSSPLSNSPSSATASQAGGCGLTLNGSATEGSMSCDTSPVASGEPLLQTPPALQQQQQQQQQQQQPLLCSSPTMQSMQQSAGTSVTGSSIASGTLAATSSSGVGLLPTTGLDSIANGGAPAGCAVVPASTSQVIAHLNAAAAAASGIMSPTANVATSLSSALVPAQSVAAVAAAASLDAKSQPKRLHVSNIPFRFRDPDLRAMFGQFGTILDVEIIFNERGSKGFGFVTFANSNDAERARERLHGTVVEGRKIEVNNATARVQTKKVTAVPNVVLTKDGAIPAPALVCVQWPEAAVAAAMRGVAIQRGHVGVVGATPYHHPHHPHHHSALLAASAAAAAQQQQQRQLAAAAVATAAVAQQQQQQQQAVVQQQQQQVAAAAQQQHQQQQQQQQQQAVQQQQQQAVQQQQQHQQQQQQQAQQQHAAVAAAAAAASHPHMHAAHAHAHAHALGPQLAQLQAVAVPTAASNAAALQQSLAAAIQNPSGNPNAAAAAAAYAARLSAATGATQSPQTAAAAAAAASMAASANAANNAAALHGFAPVYYDPFLAAAASADPNLRFQAAKPVTEVPAAQPAAILNRRTVTTLNSNPHTINRIPVPQNVLATAPLLKTPLSQAQQQAYATAATTYTAVAARAAYGAAAAAAAQPALAGYATVAGYAREYADPYLGHGIGPVPGYGATMYRGGFNRFTPY; this is translated from the exons CACATGGTGCAGGCGGGCGTGGCGCCTTTTCCGGGCGCTCCGGCCGGCTATGCCGCCGCTCCGAATCCTGGAGCAGCGGTTGTGGCCGCAGCCGCTGCCgcccaacaacagcagcagcaacaacaacaacagcagcaacagcaacaacaggtGGCCGGCGGACCACCGAACGCCGCTGACAGTTTGTCcatggcagtggcagcggcagcggccaAACAGTCTGCTGATCCAGTGACCCAAATGAAATCGGGCAGCGAGGCAGCCACAGGATCtggcagcagcaataacaacaacaacacagccGGGGCGGCAGGAGGAGCGCCAGGAAACGCCGCAGGATTGACCACAGAATATTCAAGTGGCGGCTGCGGGGGCGGCGGTGGATCAACGGCCAattcggtggtggtggccaccaccaGTGTTTCCGACGTTGTCAATGCCTCGCTGTACATGCAACAGAAG ACAAATCTGtcaacacaaacacagacaccacagtacgagtacgagtacgagtacaaTGGAACCAGCCTCGCAGAACCAAGAGTCCCAGGTCCCATTCCGCATCCACTGACAAATGGACATGCCGTggagcaagtgcagcagcagccaccagaACACCAGCAGCATCTGCAATCATCGCTGCCCCCACAAAATGTGCTCAGCATA TCCACAGTATTGATCGCCAATGAGGCAGCAGAATCACAACAGAGCTCCGCCATGCCCAATTCTGGAGGCGGTGGCAATActggcggcggcggaggaggcggcggcaCGCCCAGTTCTCCGCTCAGCAACTCCCCGTCCAGCGCAACAGCTTCGCAGGCGGGCGGCTGCGGACTGACCCTCAATGGCAGCGCCACCGAGGGCAGCATGTCCTGTGATACATCGCCGGTGGCCAGTGGTGAACCGCTTCTGCAGACGCCGCCCGCCctccaacagcaacaacaacagcagcagcagcaacagcaaccgctTCTATGCAGCAGTCCCACAATGCAGTCGATGCAGCAATCGGCGGGCACCTCAGTGACGGGCAGCTCGATAGCTTCCGGCACATTGGcggccaccagcagcagtggcGTTGGCCTCTTGCCCACCACCGGTTTGGACAGCATTGCCAATGGTGGTGCACCAGCCGGTTGTGCCGTGGTGCCGGCCAGCACATCGCAGGTGATCGCACACCTGAatgcagcagcggcggcggccagCGGCATCATGTCGCCCACGGCCAATGTGGCCACTAGTCTCAGCAGCGCCCTAGTCCCGGCCCAATCGGTCGCCGCCGTTGCAGCGGCCGCCTCCCTCGATGCCAAAAGCCAGCCGAAGCGGCTGCACGTCTCCAACATACCGTTCCGCTTCCGGGATCCCGATCTGAGAGCCATGTTTGGG CAATTTGGCACCATTCTGGACGTGGAAATCATCTTCAACGAGCGCGGCAGCAAG GGATTCGGTTTTGTAACATTCGCTAACAGCAACGATGCAGAACGAGCACGCGAACGTCTACACGGCACCGTGGTTGAGGGACGCAAAATCGAG GTGAATAACGCCACTGCACGTGTACAAACCAAAAAAGTGACAGCAGTACCCAACG TTGTACTGACCAAAGATGGTGCCATACCGGCCCCAGCTCTAG TTTGCGTACAATGGCCAGAAG ccgccgttgccgccgcAATGCGTGGAGTGGCCATCCAGCGCGGACACGTGGGCGTGGTCGGCGCCACCCCCTACCATCATCCCCATCATCCGCATCATCATTCGGCGCTGCTGGCGGCCtcagccgccgccgccgcccaacaacaacagcaacgccaactggccgccgccgccgtgGCCACGGCAGCAGTcgcccaacagcagcagcagcagcagcaggctgttgtccagcagcaacagcagcaggttgctgccgccgcccagcagcaacatcagcagcagcagcagcaacaacaacagcaggccgtgcagcagcagcagcaacaggcggtccaacagcagcagcaacatcaacagcagcagcagcagcaggcacaacagcaacatgccGCCGTAGCAGCCGCCGCAGCTGCCGCTTCGCATCCGCACATGCATGCCGCCcatgcccacgcccacgcccacgccctTGGCCCACAGCTGGCGCAATTGCAAGCGGTGGCAGTGCCCACGGCCGCCAGCAAtgctgctgcactgcagcaATCCCTGGCAGCTGCCATCCAGAATCCGAGCGGTAATCCAAacgctgctgccgccgccgccgcctaTGCCGCCCGTCTATCGGCGGCCACGGGCGCCACACAATCGCCGCAAacagccgctgctgctgcggctgctgcttcCATGGCCGCGTCGGCCAATGCGGCCAACAATGCGGCCGCTTTGCATGGATTCGCGCC TGTATACTATGATCCCTTCTTAGCAGCAGCTGCTTCCGCTGATCCAAATCTACGCTTCCAG GCAGCCAAACCGGTCACTGAAGTTCCAGCCGCTCAGCCAGCCGCCatattaaat CGCCGCACTGTGACTACGCTAAACAGTAACCCACATACGATCAACCGCATTCCGGTTCCACAGAATGTTTTG GCCACTGCTCCGCTGCTAAAGACTCCGCTGTCTCAGGCCCAGCAGCAGGCGTACGCCACGGCGGCCACCACCTACACGGCGGTAGCCGCCCGGGCCGCCTATGGTGCCGCTGCCGCAGCTGCCGCCCAGCCGGCACTCGCCGGCTACGCCACCGTGGCTGG atatgCGCGCGAATATGCAGATCCTTATCTAGGACATGGCATTGGACCGGTTCCTGGATACGGG GCAACCATGTACCGCGGTGGATTCAATCGTTTCACGCCATATTAA
- the LOC120450020 gene encoding centrosomal and chromosomal factor isoform X12: MSASAVEVTGNVPPVEFHMREHMVQAGVAPFPGAPAGYAAAPNPGAAVVAAAAAAQQQQQQQQQQQQQQQQVAGGPPNAADSLSMAVAAAAAKQSADPVTQMKSGSEAATGSGSSNNNNNTAGAAGGAPGNAAGLTTEYSSGGCGGGGGSTANSVVVATTSVSDVVNASLYMQQKTNLSTQTQTPQYEYEYEYNGTSLAEPRVPGPIPHPLTNGHAVEQVQQQPPEHQQHLQSSLPPQNVLSISTVLIANEAAESQQSSAMPNSGGGGNTGGGGGGGGTPSSPLSNSPSSATASQAGGCGLTLNGSATEGSMSCDTSPVASGEPLLQTPPALQQQQQQQQQQQQPLLCSSPTMQSMQQSAGTSVTGSSIASGTLAATSSSGVGLLPTTGLDSIANGGAPAGCAVVPASTSQVIAHLNAAAAAASGIMSPTANVATSLSSALVPAQSVAAVAAAASLDAKSQPKRLHVSNIPFRFRDPDLRAMFGQFGTILDVEIIFNERGSKGFGFVTFANSNDAERARERLHGTVVEGRKIEVNNATARVQTKKVTAVPNVVLTKDGAIPAPALVCVQWPEGYRLPVAAWPFLGAPVGAGAPTLTHLQLPVSMQMAQAPSAVAGGTAATSPATAAAAAAHAAAAAAATPIMLAPRPPHTAVQAAAPTAATPRRSVYYDPFLAAAASADPNLRFQAAKPVTEVPAAQPAAILNATAPLLKTPLSQAQQQAYATAATTYTAVAARAAYGAAAAAAAQPALAGYATVAGYAREYADPYLGHGIGPVPGYGATMYRGGFNRFTPY; encoded by the exons CACATGGTGCAGGCGGGCGTGGCGCCTTTTCCGGGCGCTCCGGCCGGCTATGCCGCCGCTCCGAATCCTGGAGCAGCGGTTGTGGCCGCAGCCGCTGCCgcccaacaacagcagcagcaacaacaacaacagcagcaacagcaacaacaggtGGCCGGCGGACCACCGAACGCCGCTGACAGTTTGTCcatggcagtggcagcggcagcggccaAACAGTCTGCTGATCCAGTGACCCAAATGAAATCGGGCAGCGAGGCAGCCACAGGATCtggcagcagcaataacaacaacaacacagccGGGGCGGCAGGAGGAGCGCCAGGAAACGCCGCAGGATTGACCACAGAATATTCAAGTGGCGGCTGCGGGGGCGGCGGTGGATCAACGGCCAattcggtggtggtggccaccaccaGTGTTTCCGACGTTGTCAATGCCTCGCTGTACATGCAACAGAAG ACAAATCTGtcaacacaaacacagacaccacagtacgagtacgagtacgagtacaaTGGAACCAGCCTCGCAGAACCAAGAGTCCCAGGTCCCATTCCGCATCCACTGACAAATGGACATGCCGTggagcaagtgcagcagcagccaccagaACACCAGCAGCATCTGCAATCATCGCTGCCCCCACAAAATGTGCTCAGCATA TCCACAGTATTGATCGCCAATGAGGCAGCAGAATCACAACAGAGCTCCGCCATGCCCAATTCTGGAGGCGGTGGCAATActggcggcggcggaggaggcggcggcaCGCCCAGTTCTCCGCTCAGCAACTCCCCGTCCAGCGCAACAGCTTCGCAGGCGGGCGGCTGCGGACTGACCCTCAATGGCAGCGCCACCGAGGGCAGCATGTCCTGTGATACATCGCCGGTGGCCAGTGGTGAACCGCTTCTGCAGACGCCGCCCGCCctccaacagcaacaacaacagcagcagcagcaacagcaaccgctTCTATGCAGCAGTCCCACAATGCAGTCGATGCAGCAATCGGCGGGCACCTCAGTGACGGGCAGCTCGATAGCTTCCGGCACATTGGcggccaccagcagcagtggcGTTGGCCTCTTGCCCACCACCGGTTTGGACAGCATTGCCAATGGTGGTGCACCAGCCGGTTGTGCCGTGGTGCCGGCCAGCACATCGCAGGTGATCGCACACCTGAatgcagcagcggcggcggccagCGGCATCATGTCGCCCACGGCCAATGTGGCCACTAGTCTCAGCAGCGCCCTAGTCCCGGCCCAATCGGTCGCCGCCGTTGCAGCGGCCGCCTCCCTCGATGCCAAAAGCCAGCCGAAGCGGCTGCACGTCTCCAACATACCGTTCCGCTTCCGGGATCCCGATCTGAGAGCCATGTTTGGG CAATTTGGCACCATTCTGGACGTGGAAATCATCTTCAACGAGCGCGGCAGCAAG GGATTCGGTTTTGTAACATTCGCTAACAGCAACGATGCAGAACGAGCACGCGAACGTCTACACGGCACCGTGGTTGAGGGACGCAAAATCGAG GTGAATAACGCCACTGCACGTGTACAAACCAAAAAAGTGACAGCAGTACCCAACG TTGTACTGACCAAAGATGGTGCCATACCGGCCCCAGCTCTAG TTTGCGTACAATGGCCAGAAG GTTACCGCCTGCCGGTCGCCGCCTGGCCGTTCCTGGGCGCCCCCGTTGGCGCCGGAGCCCCCACCCTCACCCACCTTCAGCTGCCCGTCTCCATGCAGATGGCGCAAGCGCCGTCAGCGGTAGCGGGCGGTACAGCGGCAACATCGCcggcaacggcagcagcggccGCCGCACATGCTGCGGCTGCAGCGGCGGCCACGCCCATAATGCTcgcgccacgcccaccgcacACCGCTGTCCAAGCAGCAGCGCCCACAGCAGCAACGCCACGGCGGAG TGTATACTATGATCCCTTCTTAGCAGCAGCTGCTTCCGCTGATCCAAATCTACGCTTCCAG GCAGCCAAACCGGTCACTGAAGTTCCAGCCGCTCAGCCAGCCGCCatattaaat GCCACTGCTCCGCTGCTAAAGACTCCGCTGTCTCAGGCCCAGCAGCAGGCGTACGCCACGGCGGCCACCACCTACACGGCGGTAGCCGCCCGGGCCGCCTATGGTGCCGCTGCCGCAGCTGCCGCCCAGCCGGCACTCGCCGGCTACGCCACCGTGGCTGG atatgCGCGCGAATATGCAGATCCTTATCTAGGACATGGCATTGGACCGGTTCCTGGATACGGG GCAACCATGTACCGCGGTGGATTCAATCGTTTCACGCCATATTAA